In Solea senegalensis isolate Sse05_10M linkage group LG6, IFAPA_SoseM_1, whole genome shotgun sequence, one genomic interval encodes:
- the ccr7 gene encoding C-C chemokine receptor type 7 → MVSVSGLQNLLPAALTLGMTFKYCSSQPGETSSTMNYSEYNYSVDYADFDALCVKASNNRFRLWFISTFYSIICILGLAGNLLVILTFFYFKRLKTMTDVYLVNLSFADLLFALTLPFWAANSMAEWVLGLVVCKSMHTIYKVSFYSSMLLLCFISVDRYFAISKAVSAHRHRSQAVFLSKVSSVVIWAMALIFSIPDMMYTTINNITCTPYSSTYVQLRVPIQASQIVLGFVLPLLVMSVCYSSIIHTLCQSHTFERHKAIKVILAVVVVFLTCQVPYNLVLFWTTVVTAQGGTEDCNYDNLLLYATDITQCVAFLRCCLNPFVYAFIGVKFRHDLLKLLKEFGCVSRESFFWYTSGRRRSSAANDTETTTTFSP, encoded by the exons GTCTCCAAAACCTGCTGCCAGCTGCGCTGACATTGGGGATGACATTTAAG TATTGCTCGTCTCAGCCTGGAGAGACCTCATCTACCATGAACTACTCAGAATATAACTACAGCGTGGATTACGCTGATTTTGACGCGCTGTGTGTAAAAGCCTCCAACAACCGCTTCCGCCTGTGGTTTATATCGACCTTCTACTCCATCATCTGCATCCTGGGGCTGGCAGGGAACCTCCTGGTCATCCTCACCTTCTTCTACTTCAAGCGTCTCAAGACCATGACCGACGTGTACCTGGTCAACCTGTCCTTTGCAGATCTGCTCTTTGCTCTCACGCTCCCCTTCTGGGCAGCAAACTCCATGGCAGAGTGGGTGCTGGGCCTGGTGGTGTGCAAATCCATGCACACCATTTACAAGGTGAGCTTCTACAGCAGCatgctcctcctctgcttcatcAGTGTGGACCGTTACTTTGCCATCTCTAAAGCGGTCTCCGCTCACCGCCACCGCTCCCAGGCAGTGTTTCTCAGCAAGGTCTCGTCAGTGGTCATTTGGGCGATGGCACTGATCTTCTCCATTCCAGATATGATGTACACCACGATCAATAACATCACGTGCACCCCGTACTCCAGCACTTATGTCCAGCTCCGTGTCCCCATCCAGGCAAGCCAGATTGTTCTGGGCtttgttcttcctctcctcGTCATGAGCGTCTGTTACAGCAGCATCATCCACACCCTCTGCCAGTCTCACACCTTTGAAAGGCATAAGGCCATAAAGGTGATTCTCGCCGTGGTCGTCGTCTTTCTGACGTGTCAGGTCCCGTACAACCTGGTCCTCTTCTGGACCACAGTGGTCACAGCACAAGGAGGAACCGAGGACTGCAACTATGACAACCTTCTGCTCTACGCCACCGATATCACCCAGTGCGTAGCCTTCCTGCGATGCTGCCTGAACCCCTTCGTCTATGCCTTCATTGGAGTCAAATTTCGTCACGACCTCctgaagctgctgaaggagTTTGGATGTGTGAGCCGGGAAAGTTTCTTCTGGTACACCagtggcaggaggaggagctcggCGGCCAACGACACGGAAACAACCACCACCTTCTCCCCCTAG
- the LOC122770733 gene encoding tensin-4-like isoform X1, whose amino-acid sequence MMPTAEGMSHTIPNHVLRVGQTIRLDEAQETKPSGNQAHSDLDVSLDNLNQLILELDPTFEPLQVNISPPTDSDDDVSHCVLVPRGCSSSSSSIMVPCVSPSIPIPAQSSRSCRTNGVPVLSCSPTCSRPPLPCGSVPRHNPSPKQDSGFALGSRLSTSNRNSATSLLSMSTCSDTSYILGSSLSLASEDADSPESVLNSMCTSFSDVSSMRLFENRQCPEKPALTRQGHLQDVHSKGAQSSPASLSSSFTDIPVLLVNGAPQPHVPVHCPASQMDLQTITTCRSKPSSPHSFQARFSGSQPSMKFVMDTSKFWFRPHISRAEAEVLIQDKDSGSFVIRDSTSYRGSFGLAMKVDQQLSFTASAYPGESSSESLRHFLIESSTKGVRIKGSSHEPYFGSLSALVYQHTISAYALPCKLLLHAQAEEKNDKPSSEGKTACNFIYLNAVPTEMLTGPYAVQKAVSSTFEKTPGSFTPTVVNLKVSWKGVTLTDINRKLFFRRHYPAHLLSYSGEDPDNRVWVNGTTFGARMFGFVAKGIEAGMENVCHVFAEYDPLQPCSKVVEVIQAAIAKL is encoded by the exons ATGATGCCTACAGCTGAAGGCATGTCCCACACCATTCCCAATCATGTTCTGAGGGTGGGTCAGACGATCCGCCTGGACGAGGCTCAGGAGACGAAGCCCAGTGGCAACCAGGCCCACTCTGATCTCGACGTTTCCCTGGATAATCTCAACCAGCTCATCCTGGAACTGGATCCGACATTTGAACCCCTCCAGGTCAACATCAGCCCTCCCACAG ACTCTGATGACGATGTCTCCCACTGCGTGCTGGTCCCAAGAGGATGTTCTTCCAGCTCCTCGTCCATCATGGTTCCATGTGTGTCACCCAGTATACCCATCCCAGCACAGAGCAGCCGCAGCTGCAGGACCAATGGCGTGCCGGTTCTCTCCTGCTCCCCCACGTGTTCCCGGCCACCGCTGCCGTGTGGAAGTGTGCCGCGACACAATCCCTCGCCAAAGCAAGACAGTGGCTTCGCCCTGGGATCCCGCTTGTCGACCTCCAACAGAAACAGCGCCACCTCGCTCCTCTCCATGTCAACATGCTCAGACACCAGCTACATCCTTGGCAG CTCCCTGTCTCTGGCCAGTGAAGACGCTGACTCTCCAGAGTCCGTCCTGAACAGCATGTGCACATCCTTCAGCGATGTGTCCTCAATGAGGCTGTTTGAGAACAGGCAATGTCCAGAGAAACCGGCGCTGACGAGGCAGGGACACCTGCAGGACGTCCACAGCAAGGGGGCACAGAGCAGTCCAGCTTCACTCTCCAGCTCTTTCACCGATATTCCTGTTCTGTTAGTGAACGGTGCACCACAACCGCATGTGCCTGTCCATTGTCCTGCGTCACAAATGGACTTACAGACTATCACTACGTGCCGGTCGAAGCCATCGTCTCCTCACA GTTTCCAGGCTCGATTCAGTGGCAGTCAGCCCTCCATGAAATTTGTCATGGACACCTCAAAGTTCTGGTTCCGTCCTCACATCAGCAGAGCAGAAG CTGAAGTCCTGATTCAAGACAAGGATTCAGGCTCATTTGTGATCAGAGACAGCACGTCCTACAGAGGCAGTTTTGGTCTGGCCATGAAGGTTGACCAACAGCTCAGCTTCACTGCGTCTGCCTACCCAG GAGAGAGCAGTTCAGAGAGTCTGCGGCACTTCCTCATTGAATCATCTACCAAAGGCGTTCGCATCAAAGGCTCCTCCCATGAACCGTACTTCG GTAGTCTGTCTGCCCTGGTTTACCAACACACCATTTCAGCTTACGCGTTACCCTGCAAACTACTGCTCCACGCCCAAG CTGAAGAGAAGAATGACAAACCATCATCAGAGGGTAAGACAG CTTGTAATTTCATCTACCTGAATGCTGTCCCCACTGAGATGCTGACGGGCCCTTATGCCGTCCAGAAGGCCGTGTCGTCAACATTTGAGAAGACCCCAGGTTCCTTCACACCAACCGTCGTCAACCTGAAGGTGTCATGGAAGGGTGTGACACTGACAGACATCAACAGGAA GCTTTTCTTCAGACGCCATTACCCTGCTCACCTGCTCAGCTACAGCGGTGAAGACCCAGACAACCGAGT GTGGGTGAACGGAACTACATTTGGTGCAAG GATGTTTGGCTTCGTGGCAAAAGGCATAGAGGCAGGCATGGAAAATGTCTGCCACGTTTTTGCAGAGTACGACCCCCTGCAGCCTTGCAGCAAGGTCGTTGAGGTGATTCAGGCTGCCATAGCCAAGCTATGA
- the LOC122770733 gene encoding tensin-4-like isoform X2 translates to MMPTAEGMSHTIPNHVLRVGQTIRLDEAQETKPSGNQAHSDLDVSLDNLNQLILELDPTFEPLQVNISPPTDSDDDVSHCVLVPRGCSSSSSSIMVPCVSPSIPIPAQSSRSCRTNGVPVLSCSPTCSRPPLPCGSVPRHNPSPKQDSGFALGSRLSTSNRNSATSLLSMSTCSDTSYILGSSLSLASEDADSPESVLNSMCTSFSDVSSMRLFENRQCPEKPALTRQGHLQDVHSKGAQSSPASLSSSFTDIPVLLVNGAPQPHVPVHCPASQMDLQTITTCRSKPSSPHSFQARFSGSQPSMKFVMDTSKFWFRPHISRAEAEVLIQDKDSGSFVIRDSTSYRGSFGLAMKVDQQLSFTASAYPGESSSESLRHFLIESSTKGVRIKGSSHEPYFGSLSALVYQHTISAYALPCKLLLHAQAEEKNDKPSSEACNFIYLNAVPTEMLTGPYAVQKAVSSTFEKTPGSFTPTVVNLKVSWKGVTLTDINRKLFFRRHYPAHLLSYSGEDPDNRVWVNGTTFGARMFGFVAKGIEAGMENVCHVFAEYDPLQPCSKVVEVIQAAIAKL, encoded by the exons ATGATGCCTACAGCTGAAGGCATGTCCCACACCATTCCCAATCATGTTCTGAGGGTGGGTCAGACGATCCGCCTGGACGAGGCTCAGGAGACGAAGCCCAGTGGCAACCAGGCCCACTCTGATCTCGACGTTTCCCTGGATAATCTCAACCAGCTCATCCTGGAACTGGATCCGACATTTGAACCCCTCCAGGTCAACATCAGCCCTCCCACAG ACTCTGATGACGATGTCTCCCACTGCGTGCTGGTCCCAAGAGGATGTTCTTCCAGCTCCTCGTCCATCATGGTTCCATGTGTGTCACCCAGTATACCCATCCCAGCACAGAGCAGCCGCAGCTGCAGGACCAATGGCGTGCCGGTTCTCTCCTGCTCCCCCACGTGTTCCCGGCCACCGCTGCCGTGTGGAAGTGTGCCGCGACACAATCCCTCGCCAAAGCAAGACAGTGGCTTCGCCCTGGGATCCCGCTTGTCGACCTCCAACAGAAACAGCGCCACCTCGCTCCTCTCCATGTCAACATGCTCAGACACCAGCTACATCCTTGGCAG CTCCCTGTCTCTGGCCAGTGAAGACGCTGACTCTCCAGAGTCCGTCCTGAACAGCATGTGCACATCCTTCAGCGATGTGTCCTCAATGAGGCTGTTTGAGAACAGGCAATGTCCAGAGAAACCGGCGCTGACGAGGCAGGGACACCTGCAGGACGTCCACAGCAAGGGGGCACAGAGCAGTCCAGCTTCACTCTCCAGCTCTTTCACCGATATTCCTGTTCTGTTAGTGAACGGTGCACCACAACCGCATGTGCCTGTCCATTGTCCTGCGTCACAAATGGACTTACAGACTATCACTACGTGCCGGTCGAAGCCATCGTCTCCTCACA GTTTCCAGGCTCGATTCAGTGGCAGTCAGCCCTCCATGAAATTTGTCATGGACACCTCAAAGTTCTGGTTCCGTCCTCACATCAGCAGAGCAGAAG CTGAAGTCCTGATTCAAGACAAGGATTCAGGCTCATTTGTGATCAGAGACAGCACGTCCTACAGAGGCAGTTTTGGTCTGGCCATGAAGGTTGACCAACAGCTCAGCTTCACTGCGTCTGCCTACCCAG GAGAGAGCAGTTCAGAGAGTCTGCGGCACTTCCTCATTGAATCATCTACCAAAGGCGTTCGCATCAAAGGCTCCTCCCATGAACCGTACTTCG GTAGTCTGTCTGCCCTGGTTTACCAACACACCATTTCAGCTTACGCGTTACCCTGCAAACTACTGCTCCACGCCCAAG CTGAAGAGAAGAATGACAAACCATCATCAGAGG CTTGTAATTTCATCTACCTGAATGCTGTCCCCACTGAGATGCTGACGGGCCCTTATGCCGTCCAGAAGGCCGTGTCGTCAACATTTGAGAAGACCCCAGGTTCCTTCACACCAACCGTCGTCAACCTGAAGGTGTCATGGAAGGGTGTGACACTGACAGACATCAACAGGAA GCTTTTCTTCAGACGCCATTACCCTGCTCACCTGCTCAGCTACAGCGGTGAAGACCCAGACAACCGAGT GTGGGTGAACGGAACTACATTTGGTGCAAG GATGTTTGGCTTCGTGGCAAAAGGCATAGAGGCAGGCATGGAAAATGTCTGCCACGTTTTTGCAGAGTACGACCCCCTGCAGCCTTGCAGCAAGGTCGTTGAGGTGATTCAGGCTGCCATAGCCAAGCTATGA